Proteins from one Scylla paramamosain isolate STU-SP2022 chromosome 3, ASM3559412v1, whole genome shotgun sequence genomic window:
- the LOC135094601 gene encoding uncharacterized protein LOC135094601 isoform X3 → MRTLTTEPSEHTTMAAIYRALIRRADKIVPARFQPFWNHPAGPKTVFFWAPSFKWGLVIAGLGDLARPAEKLSASQSTALAATGTIWSRYSLVIIPKNWYLFSVNMFVAGTGIYQLCRIAHYEWSKGKAKNES, encoded by the exons cCCTCAGAACATACCACCATGGCTGCGATATACCGGGCATTGATCAGAAGAGCCGACAAGATAGTGCCTGCCAGGTTCCAGCCGTTTTGGAACCACCCGGCAG GTCCAAAGACCGTCTTCTTCTGGGCACCGTCCTTCAAGTGG GGACTGGTGATTGCTGGTCTGGGGGATCTGGCTCGGCCGGCTGAGAAACTGTCTGCCTCCCAGTCTACTGCCCTGGCTGCCACTGGCACCATCTGGTCAAG GTACTCCCTAGTGATCATCCCCAAGAACTGGTATCTCTTTAGTGTCAACATGTTTGTGGCAGGAACTGGGATCTATCAGCTGTGCCGCATAGCCCA CTATGAGTGGTCCAAAGGGAAGGCCAAGAATGAATCATAA